In Desulfobacterales bacterium, the genomic window CGCAAGGGATTTGGGGGCGATGCTTGCGCATATGTGCCAGCAGTTCCAGCCCGTCTATTTGGGGCATATCCAAATCCGTAATCAAGACTGAAATACGCTCTTTTTCCATGATTTCTATGGCTTCCGCTCCGTTTGTCGCCGTTACCAACCTGAATTGCCCCACATATTTTTGCAGCTCTTCCCGAAGGCGATCTAAAAATATCGGATCGTCATCAACAATCAGTACCTTATCCATTGGATTCATCCATTCGCCGCGCAGCCTCCATGATGAGACCCGTCAGTTCCTTCTTGATCCGCCGGGCGATTTTTTTTCTGGGAAGGTTTCTGAAACGGATCTCGGCCTTTTGCATGACGATTAACTTGAAAGCCGCTTCCTCCCCTCTCAGGTCTCCGTAAACGGCATCAAATAGCACACCGTTGTTAAAATAAAAAAAACCCTTGCCCATCCCCGGCGAAAGCACTTCAAACAGGCAGGTTTTTTCTTCAAGCTTGATCATCTGTAAAAAACTGGCAACGGATATTCCCTTTAATATTCCGTCCGGGATGTCCGGTTCAAGGGCCTTGAGAATGGCTTCGGTTAATTCGGCGAGTCGAAACGGTTTTTGAAATATACGGATGAGTTTGTCATTGGACAGTTTTTGCGCCAGACCCTCCGGCGGATGGGAGGTGACAACAATGCAGGGAATATGCGGGTACTTGTTATTAATGTAGGCCAGCAGCCCGATGCCGTCGAGCTTGGGCATCAAAATATCCGTAATAACCAGAGCAATATATTTTTTATTCAATATCTCAATGGCTTCTTCACCATCACCGGCAAAGATGACTTCGAAGGTATCCTTATGCCTTTCAAAGTACATTTTAAAAAAATTTCGAAGTTTCGTATCATCTTCAGCAATGAGAATTTTTTCCATTCTTCCGGGCCAGTTCCAAGGTGGTTGAATAAGCGCTTAGCGTCCTGATGGTTCCCGGCAGGTGCGGCTCGCCAATGGCCATCCGGCGTTGTTTTAGAATTATTCTGCCGCATTATACGCGAACAACAGATTTTTGCAATAGTCGGGCGATATTTTTATTCCACCAGAACCAGACTTAAAGACGGCCAGTAGGTGATAATTGCCAGGGCAAGCAGAAGAATCGCAATAAAGGGCAATGAGGCAACATAAAGCCGTAAAACCGGCTTTTCAAAGCGCATGCTGGCAATAAACAAATTGACCCCCAGCGGTGGAATGGAGGCGCCGATTTCCAGATTGGTCAGAAAGATAATGCCCAGGTGGATGGGATGGATGCCATAGGCCTGGGCGATCGGCCCCATCAGCGGAACCACTACGACCAGCGCTGAAAATATACCCATGGTACAGCCCACGGCCAGCAGAAATCCATTCAGCACCAGCAGAAATACAATCCTGCTCTGAATATGCAATTTAAAAAAATCGAGCATTTTCAGCGGAATCTGGGCATCAATGAGATAATTGGTCAAACCCATGGCCGCTCCCAGGATAATCAGGATCCCGCCCACCAGGACCATGCTTTGCCGCATGACCACCGGCAG contains:
- a CDS encoding response regulator, producing MDKVLIVDDDPIFLDRLREELQKYVGQFRLVTATNGAEAIEIMEKERISVLITDLDMPQIDGLELLAHMRKHRPQIPCVVMTEPKTPDVEDKADRDSIFRYIAKPFGADQLFVLIMEGLERLDEGLFWREHRNK
- a CDS encoding response regulator, coding for MEKILIAEDDTKLRNFFKMYFERHKDTFEVIFAGDGEEAIEILNKKYIALVITDILMPKLDGIGLLAYINNKYPHIPCIVVTSHPPEGLAQKLSNDKLIRIFQKPFRLAELTEAILKALEPDIPDGILKGISVASFLQMIKLEEKTCLFEVLSPGMGKGFFYFNNGVLFDAVYGDLRGEEAAFKLIVMQKAEIRFRNLPRKKIARRIKKELTGLIMEAARRMDESNG